The following are encoded together in the Citrus sinensis cultivar Valencia sweet orange chromosome 1, DVS_A1.0, whole genome shotgun sequence genome:
- the LOC102606702 gene encoding probable acylpyruvase FAHD1, mitochondrial isoform X2, with protein MATASSAVQKLIQAGTKIVAVGRNYAAHAKELGNAVPKEPVLFLKPTSSYLGNGGTIEVPHPLDSLHHEVELAVVIGQKARDVPETTAMDYVGGYAVALDMTAREIQSSAKLPKSAVPDPHNLELWLKVDGEIRQKGSTKDMIFKIPYLISHISSIMTLFEGDVILTGTPQGVGPVKVGQKITAGITGLLDVNFDIEKRRRPGSA; from the exons ATGGCGACTGCATCATCAGCCGTACAAAAGCTCATTCAAGCAGGCACCAAGATCGTGGCCGTTGGCCGTAACTATGCGGCTCACGCCAAAGAGCTCGGCAACGCCGTGCCCAAG GAGCCGGTTTTGTTTCTCAAACCGACGTCGTCTTATTTAGGAAACGGAGGGACCATCGAGGTACCTCATCCCCTGGATTCGCTTCATCATGAAGTGGAGCTTGCAGTCGTGATCGGACAGAAAGCTCGAGATGTGCCTGAAACCACTGCCATGGACTATGTTGgag GCTATGCAGTGGCACTTGATATGACTGCGAGGGAAATCCAATCTTCTGCCAAG CTACCAAAGTCAGCAGTGCCTGACCCTCACAACTTGGAACTATGGTTAAAG GTTGATGGAGAGATTCGACAGAAAGGCTCCACTAAGGATATGATTTTTAAGATACCATATCTAATTAGCCACATAAGTTCAATTATGACACTTTTTGAAGGAGATGTCATATTAACAG GCACTCCACAGGGCGTTGGCCCTGTAAAAGTTGGTCAAAAGATAACAGCTGGTATAACGGGCCTCCTGGATGTAAACTTTGATATTGAAAAACGCCGAAGGCCAGGAAGTGCTTGA
- the LOC102631302 gene encoding uncharacterized protein LOC102631302 isoform X2, translating to MDGIQHRIVKVNGINMHIAEKGQGPVILFLHGFPELWYSWRHQITALASLGYRAVAPDLRGFGDTDAPPDVTSYTCFHVIGDLVGLIDTVAPNDEKVFVVGHDWGAFMAWFLCLFRPDRVKALVNLSVVFNPFGSINNVIEALRAYYGDNYYMCRFQEPGEIEAEFAQIGTETVIKEFLTFRTPGPIILPKGKGFGHPPDAPMALPSWLSEEDVKHFTAKFDKKGFTGGINYYRNINLSQELLAPWAGSRLQIPTKFIIGDLDLVYHMPGVKEYIHKGGFKRDVPLLEEVVIMEGVGHFINQEKGDEISKHIYDFFNKF from the exons ATGGACGGCATACAACACAGAATTGTTAAGGTGAATGGTATTAACATGCACATTGCAGAGAAAGGTCAAG GTCCTGTGATTCTCTTCCTTCACGGCTTTCCTGAGCTCTGGTACTCTTGGCGCCACCAGATCACCGCCTTGGCTTCCCTTGGCTACAGAGCCGTGGCTCCGGACTTACGTGGGTTCGGTGACACGGATGCGCCGCCTGACGTGACCAGCTACACATGTTTCCACGTGATTGGAGACCTCGTCGGACTCATCGACACCGTGGCTCCCAATGATGAGAAGGTGTTTGTTGTGGGACATGATTGGGGTGCGTTCATGGCATGGTTCTTATGTTTGTTTAGACCTGACAGAGTCAAAGCTTTAGTCAACTTGAGTGTCGTTTTTAATCCTTTTGGTTCTATCAACAACGTGATTGAGGCTCTGAGGGCTTATTATGGTGACAATTACTACATGTGCAGATTTCAG GAGCCTGGAGAGATTGAAGCAGAGTTTGCGCAGATTGGTACTGAGACGGTTATTAAGGAATTCTTGACATTTCGGACTCCGGGTCCGATTATTTTGCCTAAAGGCAAAGGATTTGGGCATCCACCAGATGCTCCAATGGCATTACCCAGTTGGTTGTCTGAGGAAGATGTTAAGCATTTCACCGCCAAATTTGACAAGAAAGGCTTTACCGGAGGAATCAACTATTATAGAAATATTAATCT GAGCCAGGAACTTCTTGCACCGTGGGCGGGGAGTCGATTACAAATTCCGACCAAGTTCATTATAGGCGACCTGGACCTGGTTTATCATATGCCAGGGGTGAAAGAATACATACACAAAGGTGGGTTCAAAAGAGATGTGCCATTGTTGGAGGAAGTAGTGATAATGGAAGGAGTTGGGCACTTCATTAATCAAGAAAAGGGTGATGAGATTAGCAAGCACATTTATGACTTCTTCAACAAGTTCTGA
- the LOC102606702 gene encoding probable acylpyruvase FAHD1, mitochondrial isoform X1, with protein MATASSAVQKLIQAGTKIVAVGRNYAAHAKELGNAVPKEPVLFLKPTSSYLGNGGTIEVPHPLDSLHHEVELAVVIGQKARDVPETTAMDYVGGYAVALDMTAREIQSSAKSAGLPWTVAKGQDTFTPISSVLPKSAVPDPHNLELWLKVDGEIRQKGSTKDMIFKIPYLISHISSIMTLFEGDVILTGTPQGVGPVKVGQKITAGITGLLDVNFDIEKRRRPGSA; from the exons ATGGCGACTGCATCATCAGCCGTACAAAAGCTCATTCAAGCAGGCACCAAGATCGTGGCCGTTGGCCGTAACTATGCGGCTCACGCCAAAGAGCTCGGCAACGCCGTGCCCAAG GAGCCGGTTTTGTTTCTCAAACCGACGTCGTCTTATTTAGGAAACGGAGGGACCATCGAGGTACCTCATCCCCTGGATTCGCTTCATCATGAAGTGGAGCTTGCAGTCGTGATCGGACAGAAAGCTCGAGATGTGCCTGAAACCACTGCCATGGACTATGTTGgag GCTATGCAGTGGCACTTGATATGACTGCGAGGGAAATCCAATCTTCTGCCAAG TCTGCAGGTCTTCCGTGGACAGTGGCTAAAGGGCAGGACACCTTCACACCAATTAGCTCTGTC CTACCAAAGTCAGCAGTGCCTGACCCTCACAACTTGGAACTATGGTTAAAG GTTGATGGAGAGATTCGACAGAAAGGCTCCACTAAGGATATGATTTTTAAGATACCATATCTAATTAGCCACATAAGTTCAATTATGACACTTTTTGAAGGAGATGTCATATTAACAG GCACTCCACAGGGCGTTGGCCCTGTAAAAGTTGGTCAAAAGATAACAGCTGGTATAACGGGCCTCCTGGATGTAAACTTTGATATTGAAAAACGCCGAAGGCCAGGAAGTGCTTGA
- the LOC102630999 gene encoding uncharacterized protein LOC102630999 has product MVSCNFPGTFSACLLVFLLAFSVNKQIPKLQPSSFLPFLTTQKPRQKEEKNIGSSMEEDIQHKVVNVNGINMHVAEKGQGPLILFIHGFPLLWYSWRHQIAALASLGYRAVAPDLRGYGDTDAPAEVSSYTCLHLVGDVIALLDAVAADQEKVFVVGHDWGALIAWYLCLFRPDRVKALVNLSVVFNPRNPNMKPLQVFKAVYGDDYYICRFQEPGEIEAEFAQMGTETVLKEFLTYRNPGPLFLPKGKGFGHPPDARIDLPSWLSEEDVKYYASKYEKAGFTGGINYYRNIELNWELLAPWTGAQIKVPVKFIVGDLDLTYNAPGTKDYINKGGFKKAVPLLEEVIVMEGVGHFINEEKPDEVNKHIYNFFQKF; this is encoded by the exons ATGGTTTCGTGTAATTTTCCTGGTACATTTAGCGCATGTTTGTTAGTTTTCCTTCTCGCTTTCTCAGTAAACAAACAGATCCCAAAACTACAACCGTCTTCATTTCTACCCTTTTTAACAACACAAAAACCACggcaaaaggaagaaaaaaacattGGTAGTAGCATGGAGGAGGATATACAACACAAAGTAGTGAACGTTAATGGCATCAACATGCACGTAGCCGAGAAAGGCCAAGGTCCGTTAATTCTCTTCATTCACGGCTTTCCTTTATTATGGTACTCGTGGCGCCACCAGATCGCCGCCCTGGCTTCCCTCGGGTACCGCGCCGTGGCCCCGGACCTTCGTGGGTACGGGGACACTGATGCGCCTGCTGAGGTGTCAAGTTACACGTGTTTACACCTGGTTGGTGACGTCATCGCGCTTCTTGACGCTGTGGCTGCTGATCAGGAGAAGGTGTTTGTTGTGGGACATGATTGGGGTGCGCTGATAGCATGGTACTTGTGTCTGTTTAGACCCGACAGAGTCAAAGCTTTGGTCAATTTGAGTGTTGTGTTTAATCCTAGGAATCCTAACATGAAGCCACTTCAGGTTTTCAAGGCTGTTTATGGTGATGATTATTACATCTGCAGATTTcag GAGCCTGGAGAGATAGAGGCTGAGTTTGCCCAGATGGGTACTGAGACAGTTCTCAAAGAATTTTTAACGTACCGCAATCCAGGTCCATTATTTTTGCCAAAAGGCAAAGGATTTGGGCATCCACCAGATGCCCGAATTGACTTGCCCTCTTGGTTATCAGAAGAAGATGTTAAGTACTACGCTAGCAAATATGAGAAGGCAGGCTTCACCGGCGGCATCAACTATTATAGAAACATTGAACT GAATTGGGAACTTCTAGCACCATGGACTGGGGCTCAAATAAAGGTGCCAGTTAAGTTCATTGTAGGGGACCTTGACTTGACCTATAATGCTCCAGGGACCAAGGACTACATAAACAAAGGAGGGTTCAAAAAAGCTGTACCATTGTTGGAGGAGGTAATTGTAATGGAAGGAGTTGGGCATTTCATCAATGAAGAAAAGCCTGATGAGGTCAACAAgcacatttataatttctttcagAAATTCTAA
- the LOC102607001 gene encoding protein GAMETE EXPRESSED 2, with amino-acid sequence MAVQSHLFILISLLASTLSSASAAELASNPSPKFAFSWLDDNNTFQAGDTATIRIKVLGNFDSRGDASLGKSAFKPTLTVNGKIGNTSYISGVLLETGEDTSNWRILFIPISVGLFNVIIKDDLFEVLDSSLHFKVEPGRLNPSVCVASWMGLINEFEAGNKDRIMILPKDAFGNNVTSTSEELSSFNFTVSALYANGSALTPNITNMGLNEVGYIIIEFILMKAGNFSLHVEAGNQTLNGSPLPFKVNPGPVDVSNCVAKWKYEVAAWQIFSKMEIFIHQLDQYGNLVPGFYAFDADVVEKETNLSIPVADLQFEEVAPGVQLFSYTIEESGNFLLTISDEKHNKSVSNMPYTYTVFVGYCNGSSSVVNGSGLNDSVAGETAHFSVYLNDMFQYPYPVEVERLQVQIAREVDSSTVWPSISPTQIYNGSRSTGKLNNRIIDQIEIAPSPSVDTTNTSSGKLKVQASAFDVTYTPEKSGIYKILVLCANIVLNGGHSFTKEVTASDVNMTLSGVVKFTPKVAKLITHEIVVQLLDSYSNPVLSQQSGLKLEITSMNSSGFSSWMFVDNNDGSYSGHYLAMDVGTYEMCVSYDGTNFSLCPFLVNVYSSQYFPKAYDDKVSVWEDESIALDALANDYFAGNNASIIEFSKPVRGSLLQYGRIFRYTPFKDYIGNDSFSYTIADVNGNLATAAVNISVLSIPPQFVSFPSQLQATEDMISPRFGGFLGFEIRYSDMLENISVSLSARSGTVLLSSMMMQFWQPMSSGLSVRIGDGYQKELIIEGSVEIISMALQSIQYLGNENFYGEDTIRVSARNKNGKNDLAVPVFVDPVNDPPFIQVPKYIVLKSDADESQIFDRETNKFNVSIGDPDAFNYPGGTSRFLVTFSMEVNDGLLVTSLPAELINSTELKLKTSFQWEPLQTYVTISKHFTVKASGVRFRGTVNDCNSIMQQLFYQSGEGDDVLKVKLNDMGHYGCRPDCTEKISLPLFAEATVNLIRRRPMSSVLAHTLGAGVVIEFFMVFFLGVLLLFFTCKCAFLLVNERRSRGNSERSTAQIYQKQTPQEKTNSPDDDTTYFTGCCSTSFMLAGQASNFRQW; translated from the exons ATGGCTGTTCAATCCCACCTGTTCATTCTCATTTCACTCTTGGCTTCCACTTTGTCCTCTGCCTCTGCCGCAGAGCTtgcaa GCAATCCTTCCCCGAAATTTGCTTTCAGTTGGTTAGATGACAACAACACATTCCAAGCTGGAGACACAGCAACTATAAGGATAAAAGTTCTCGGAAATTTTGACAGCAGAGGAGATGCTTCTCTTGGAAAGAGTGCTTTTAAGCCTACACTCACAGTGAATGGCAAGATTGGAAATACTTCTTATATTTCTGGGGTTCTGCTAGAAACTGGCGAGGACACTAGCAACTGGAGAAtcttattcattccaatttcAGTCGGCTTGTTTAATGTGATCATCAAGGATGACCTTTTTGAAGTACTGGATTCTTCTCTCCACTTCAAAGTTGAACCAG GGCGATTAAACCCCTCAGTTTGTGTGGCTTCATGGATGGGTCTCATCAATGAATTTGAAGCAGGGAACAAAGATAGAATTATGATACTTCCTAAAGATGCATTTGGGAACAACGTTACTTCAACCAGTGAAGAGTTgagttcttttaattttacagtaTCAGCATTATATGCCAATGGTTCCGCTCTCACGCCGAACATCACAAACATGGGTCTTAATGAAGTTGGCTATATCATCATAGagtttattttgatgaaaGCCGGAAACTTCTCATTGCATGTAGAAGCCGGAAATCAGACCTTGAATGGCTCTCCCTTACCATTCAAGGTAAATCCAG GACCTGTAGATGTTTCCAATTGTGTAGCCAAATGGAAATATGAAGTAGCTGCATGGCAGATATTTTCCAAGATGGAAATATTCATACACCAGCTAGATCAATATGGGAACCTTGTTCCTGGGTTTTATGCATTTGATGCTGACGTTGTTGAAAAGGAGACAAATTTGTCCATACCAGTAGCAGATTTGCAATTTGAAGAAGTTGCTCCTGGAGTTCAGTTGTTTTCTTACACTATAGAGGAATCAGGAAACTTCTTACTCACAATATCTGATGAGAAGCATAACAAAAGCGTTTCCAATATGCCGTATACTTACACCGTCTTTGTAG GTTATTGCAATGGATCAAGCAGTGTTGTCAATGGATCTGGTTTAAATGATTCTGTTGCTGGGGAAACTGCACATTTCTCAGTTTATTTGAATGACATGTTCCAATATCCATATCCAGTTGAAGTAGAAAGGCTTCAAGTACAAATAGCAAGGGAAGTTGATTCCTCGACTGTTTGGCCAAGCATATCTCCCACACAGATTTACAACG GGAGTCGATCTACTGGAAAACTGAATAATCGTATTATTGACCAGATAGAAATTGCTCCCTCACCGTCTGTTGACACAACTAACACT TCTTCCGGCAAATTGAAAGTTCAGGCCAGTGCTTTTGATGTTACTTATACTCCTGAAAAGAGtggaatttataaaattcttgtaCTCTGCGcaaatattgttttgaatgGCGGCCATTCATTCACAAAGGAAGTGACAGCCA GTGATGTAAATATGACTCTCTCAGGAGTTGTAAAGTTTACTCCTAAAGTGGCAAAGCTGATCACACATGAAATAGTGGTGCAGCTCTTGGATTCCTATTCTAATCCCGTCCTTTCACAACAGTCAGGGCTCAAACTAGAAATTACTTCTATGAATAGTTCTGGCTTTTCAAGCTGGATGTTTGTGGATAACAATGATGGATCGTACAGTGGCCACTATCTGGCTATGGATGTTGGCACGTATGAGATGTGTGTCTCATATGATGGCACGAATTTCTCACTCTGCCCTTTCCTTGTTAATGTTTACAGTA GTCAGTATTTTCCTAAAGCCTATGATGATAAAGTGTCTGTCTGGGAGGACGAGTCAATTGCATTGGACGCTTTAGCCAACGACTACTTTGCTGGCAACAATGCGAGTATTATTGAGTTCTCAAAA CCTGTTCGTGGTTCACTTCTGCAGTATGGACGAATCTTTAGATATACCCCTTTCAAAGATTATATTGGGAATGATTCCTTTTCGTATACAATAGCCGATGTCAATGGTAATCTTGCTACCGCTGCCGTGAACATTTCTGTCCTCAGCATCCCACCAcagtttgtttcttttccaaGTCAATTGCAAGCAACTGAGGATATGATAAGTCCCAGATTCGG TGGTTTCCTTGGCTTTGAGATCAGATATTCAGATATGCTGGAGAACATCTCTGTCTCTCTCAGTGCACGTTCCGGCACTGTGCTTTTGTCCTCTATGATGATGCAATTTTGGCAGCCAATGTCGTCTGGACTATCTGTAAGGATTGGGGATGGATACCAGAAGGAATTGATCATAGAGGGCAGTGTAGAAATAATCAGTATGGCCCTTCAGTCAATTCAATATCTCGG AAACGAAAACTTCTATGGTGAGGACACAATTCGAGTCTCTGCCAGGAACAAGAATGGGAAAAATGATTTGGCGGTTCCAGTTTTTGTGGATCCGGTTAATGATCCTCCATTTATTCAAGTCCCTAAATATATTGTTCTGAAGAGTGATGCAGATGAGTCACAGATATTTGATAGAGAAACAAACAAGTTCAATGTCTCCATCGGGGACCCAGATGCTTTTAATTATCCGG GTGGCACGTCTCGCTTTTTAGTCACATTTTCCATGGAAGTTAATGATGGATTACTTGTAACCAGTCTACCGGCGGAGCTTATTAATTCAACTGAACTGAAGCTAAAGACAAGTTTTCAGTGGGAACCTCTTCAAACATATGTCACTATCTCAAAACATTTCACAGTTAAAGCCAGCGGAGTTAGGTTTCGAGGCACAGTAAATGACTGCAACAGTATTATGCAACAACTCTTTTATCAA AGTGGTGAAGGAGATGACGTTTTAAAAgtgaaattaaatgatatgGGACATTATGGTTGCCGTCCAGATTGTACTGAGAAAATCTCATTACCTTTATTCGCTGAGGCTACCGTAAACTTGATCAGAAGAAGGCCAATGAGTTCAGTGTTAGCTCATA CTCTAGGAGCAGGCGTCGTCATTGAATTCTTTATGGTGTTTTTTCTCGGAGTGCTGCTTCTGTTCTTTACATGCAAATGTGCATTTCTTCTTGTGAATGAGAGAAGAAGCCGTGGGAACTCTGAGCGATCAACAGCACAAATTTACCAAAAGCAAACT CCGCaggaaaaaacaaattcaCCAGATGATGATACAACTTACTTCACTGGCTGTTGTTCAACTTCCTTCATGCTTGCTGGTCAAGCTTCCAACTTTCGTCAGTGGTAG
- the LOC102631302 gene encoding uncharacterized protein LOC102631302 isoform X1, whose amino-acid sequence MEGIQHRIVKVNGINMHIAEKGQGPVILFLHGFPELWYSWRHQITALASLGYRAVAPDLRGFGDTDAPPDVTSYTCFHVIGDLVGLIDTVAPNDEKVFVVGHDWGAFMAWFLCLFRPDRVKALVNLSVVFNPFGSINNVIEALRAYYGDNYYMCRFQEPGEIEAEFAQIGTETVIKEFLTFRTPGPIILPKGKGFGHPPDAPMALPSWLSEEDVKHFTAKFDKKGFTGGINYYRNINLSQELLAPWAGSRLQIPTKFIIGDLDLVYHMPGVKEYIHKGGFKRDVPLLEEVVIMEGVGHFINQEKGDEISKHIYDFFNKF is encoded by the exons ATGGAGGGCATACAACACAGAATTGTTAAGGTGAACGGCATTAACATGCACATTGCAGAGAAAGGTCAAGGTCCTGTGATTCTCTTCCTTCACGGCTTTCCTGAGCTCTGGTACTCTTGGCGCCACCAGATCACCGCCTTGGCTTCCCTTGGCTACAGAGCCGTGGCTCCGGACTTACGTGGGTTCGGTGACACGGATGCGCCGCCTGACGTGACCAGCTACACATGTTTCCACGTGATTGGAGACCTCGTCGGACTCATCGACACCGTGGCTCCCAATGATGAGAAGGTGTTTGTTGTGGGACATGATTGGGGTGCGTTCATGGCATGGTTCTTATGTTTGTTTAGACCTGACAGAGTCAAAGCTTTAGTCAACTTGAGTGTCGTTTTTAATCCTTTTGGTTCTATCAACAACGTGATTGAGGCTCTGAGGGCTTATTATGGTGACAATTACTACATGTGCAGATTTCAG GAGCCTGGAGAGATTGAAGCAGAGTTTGCGCAGATTGGTACTGAGACGGTTATTAAGGAATTCTTGACATTTCGGACTCCGGGTCCGATTATTTTGCCTAAAGGCAAAGGATTTGGGCATCCACCAGATGCTCCAATGGCATTACCCAGTTGGTTGTCTGAGGAAGATGTTAAGCATTTCACCGCCAAATTTGACAAGAAAGGCTTTACCGGAGGAATCAACTATTATAGAAATATTAATCT GAGCCAGGAACTTCTTGCACCGTGGGCGGGGAGTCGATTACAAATTCCGACCAAGTTCATTATAGGCGACCTGGACCTGGTTTATCATATGCCAGGGGTGAAAGAATACATACACAAAGGTGGGTTCAAAAGAGATGTGCCATTGTTGGAGGAAGTAGTGATAATGGAAGGAGTTGGGCACTTCATTAATCAAGAAAAGGGTGATGAGATTAGCAAGCACATTTATGACTTCTTCAACAAGTTCTGA